The following are encoded together in the Pleurocapsa sp. FMAR1 genome:
- a CDS encoding aldo/keto reductase — protein MQYRRFGRTELQMPIFSCGGMRYQYKWQDLPQSQIPAANQRNLEATIQRSFELGINHIETARGYGSSEMQLGQILPQLSREKLIFQTKVSPNRDPLEFRRQFQQSLNFCQLEYVDLLGIHGINNEETFQQAVRPGGCLDEAKKLKAEGQVRHIGFSTHGSTEIITKAIETGEFDYVNLHWYYINQWNWSAIEAAQGQDMGVFIISPSDKGGHLYNPPPKLVELCQPLSPMVFNDLFCLSHSQVHTLSLGAAKPEDFDEHLKVLPLLDKADEILPPILERLEQEAIAVLGKDWLDNWQVGLPSYEETPGNINLPIILWLRNLALAYDMTEYGQARYNLLTNGGHWFPGAKADRVKQVNLQSCLASSPYAQEIPDLLMETDELLGGAPVKRLSQS, from the coding sequence ATGCAATATCGACGATTTGGTCGTACAGAGTTACAGATGCCCATTTTCTCCTGTGGAGGCATGAGATATCAATATAAGTGGCAAGATTTGCCCCAGTCCCAAATACCCGCAGCTAATCAGCGCAATCTTGAAGCGACGATTCAGCGTTCATTTGAGCTAGGGATTAATCATATAGAAACGGCTAGGGGTTATGGTAGCTCTGAGATGCAGTTGGGTCAAATACTACCCCAGCTCTCACGGGAAAAATTAATTTTTCAAACCAAAGTATCCCCAAATCGCGATCCTTTAGAATTTCGTCGTCAATTTCAGCAGTCTCTTAACTTTTGCCAATTGGAATATGTAGATCTTTTGGGCATCCACGGGATTAATAATGAAGAAACATTTCAACAAGCTGTACGTCCTGGAGGCTGTCTTGACGAAGCCAAAAAACTGAAGGCCGAAGGTCAAGTTAGACACATTGGCTTTTCTACCCACGGGTCTACAGAAATAATCACTAAAGCGATTGAAACTGGTGAATTTGACTATGTTAATCTGCACTGGTATTACATCAATCAATGGAATTGGTCAGCCATAGAAGCAGCACAAGGGCAAGATATGGGGGTATTTATTATTTCCCCATCAGATAAGGGAGGGCATCTTTATAACCCACCGCCCAAGCTAGTCGAATTGTGCCAACCTCTTAGCCCGATGGTCTTTAATGACTTGTTTTGCCTATCCCATTCTCAAGTGCATACCCTAAGCTTGGGTGCAGCAAAACCAGAGGATTTTGATGAACACCTCAAAGTTTTACCTTTACTTGACAAGGCAGATGAAATATTACCACCTATTTTAGAGCGTTTAGAACAGGAAGCGATCGCCGTATTGGGCAAAGATTGGCTAGATAATTGGCAGGTTGGTTTACCTAGTTACGAAGAGACTCCAGGCAATATTAATCTGCCGATAATTTTGTGGTTGCGTAATTTGGCTTTGGCTTACGACATGACTGAATATGGTCAGGCGCGATATAATTTGCTTACTAATGGGGGTCATTGGTTTCCTGGGGCAAAAGCAGATCGAGTAAAGCAGGTAAATTTGCAATCCTGTTTAGCATCAAGTCCCTATGCTCAAGAAATTCCTGACCTTTTAATGGAAACAGACGAACTACTTGGAGGCGCGCCAGTCAAGCGTCTTTCTCAAAGCTAA
- the rppA gene encoding two-component system response regulator RppA, translating into MKILLVDDETELSDPLSKILLQEGYEVDIANDGAVGMKLALQHQYDLLILDWMLPAKSGLEICREVRSQFLATPVLFLTAKDTVDDRVAGLDAGADDYLMKPFELRELLARVRALLRRSTLEGFSSDLSSDRLKVADLELDIVNQVAYRQGKAINLSEKEIELLKYFMQHPDRLLTHTEIYSYLWQTEEEPSSNVLAALVRLLRRKIEIKGQAQLIHTVYGKGYRFGVS; encoded by the coding sequence ATGAAAATATTGTTGGTGGATGACGAAACTGAATTAAGCGATCCTTTAAGTAAAATCTTATTACAGGAAGGATATGAGGTAGATATAGCCAATGATGGTGCGGTGGGAATGAAGCTAGCATTGCAACATCAGTATGATTTGTTAATTTTAGATTGGATGCTGCCTGCTAAATCAGGGTTAGAAATTTGTCGTGAAGTGCGATCGCAATTTTTAGCAACTCCTGTACTATTTTTGACGGCTAAAGATACAGTAGACGATCGCGTTGCAGGCTTAGATGCAGGGGCAGATGATTATCTAATGAAGCCTTTTGAGCTTCGGGAATTACTGGCTAGAGTCCGCGCCTTGCTGCGTCGCTCAACTTTAGAAGGTTTTAGTAGCGATTTGTCTAGCGATCGCCTAAAAGTAGCAGATTTAGAATTAGACATTGTCAATCAGGTAGCATATCGTCAAGGCAAGGCGATCAATCTTTCGGAAAAAGAAATTGAACTGCTTAAATACTTTATGCAGCACCCCGATCGGTTATTAACCCACACAGAAATCTATAGTTATCTCTGGCAAACAGAAGAAGAACCGAGCAGCAATGTCCTGGCTGCTTTAGTGCGACTATTACGACGAAAAATTGAAATTAAAGGACAGGCACAGTTAATTCATACCGTTTATGGCAAGGGTTATCGTTTTGGTGTTAGCTGA